cacaaggttggtacgcaacgcaattgatgcaatgaggacaagggctgaaacctgtgttcgtcaaggaggcaaccaggtagagggcagagcagcacattaaactcacttcaaaagaaccaaagacaaactaaacagcccttttgagggctaccttttattccaaaaagagaaatgacttatgttgtcaagaaaaagaaagcaagaaacaataaagtaagaaagtaagaaacataataaaacaaaaagacataaaataaccgagaaaaacataattaattgcaagtatagcaaaagatgtcccatcccacatcaatttcgcccaaattaatgacacttaacaaaattcaTAACCCATAagtccaccggtaaagcccattccctaaaataaagttgttattttataaagttatcatcgaggaatgttttatattcatgcatgctatatgcacttttcaatctttgaagtagccaaacctcctccgtggccagagtgaaaaacagatacatttctttaaaagggcatatcttcaaaagttatgagccgattgaaataattgtttcggtttatttaagctaacgggtaaaggcttctttacataccaacatatacttgatcaacttttctgaaataggaaaaaaagagcatgcaatgaggggcctctatttttgggacaccctgtacgagCTCGATGATGAAAGTGTATATGGGAAATTCAGCGGATATTTGTAcgtaaaaatagctaaaaatcgtTTATAAATTCTTTTATTAGACAGATCATTAAATAAACGTTTTTAAACAGCTCCGTAGCTATAAACTCTGTATGGTgcacatcaaaataaagtaattaattgAAGACATCAAACGCAGTAAGATATTCAAAGTGTTTTATAGATGCTAACTCGTGTTTTACTTATTATGATACTTCAAATAGCTCACCCACGACCTGAATTAAGTAGTTCAGTTTACTTCAAATTGTTTCATCGAATGCTCACCATACAAATAATTAAAATGGTTATAAAAGCCTTTACATGCCACCGGTTAGCATGGTGAAAATTATGAGAAGACCTCTGAAATGTTATTATGGGACCATTTACTATGGTCAGTATTAAATAATATTGAGTTAAACAAAAGAAAGTAAGATAGTAGATACATTTGGAAAGTATACGACTTGTGGGTAAGTATGAACTTATTAGCACTAGAGCTGTGATTTCAATAAGCTAAtatgatttttgtcatttgaatGAGAACGAGTAAGCAAACTCTTTTCGGCTAACTATATAGTCCACAGCAATGTTCGGCAtcgcctcatttcaaatattgagttttagtgttggttttggtttggtcacgtggtttcatattatcctgcctaaccccttgaatcacaagatattgatatctttatttctaccttttgttaaaaacttaaaatttgtatcaaGGAGATTCGGTTTCCATTTAAGTTTCTTATATAATGGTGTGAAGGAGAAAtcatttggtttgaagttacctgatctaagtaaacaaaagaaatgtttaacttacgcagtgcaatattcacgaggagagaaaccGAGCATGTCGATTTACATTGAAAATAGTGGTTTAGAAAACCGAATAAGCTATGGCTATCTTAgctgtgaaaaatatagaccatcgacaTTTTGCATTCGACATTATAAAAGGGGCGACTCaggtgttataaacaaaatcgatacaTGTCCCTAATCCCGTGTACCAGAATCGACGGAAGATCATTATGACTTCCAATATaagctaatgacttttactgaagcaatttttatgGAACAAAAatagaagatagagggggaaaGAGAGTGTGTGTGAGGAAAGAAGTGGGGTGTGTGGGGAGGTAAGGGTAAGTAGAAAGAGAAACAGAcaggagagagcattggaagtgaaaatgGAAGGGGGAAGAGAActcgagatagaggagatatAGGGTGTAGGGGATGGGAGGAGGGAGAAGGGAGAAGGAGACACTTAGGGGGAGAGGGGAGCATAGGTAAGAGGAttgggttgtgcttaccggggataataaactaattcataatcaaatcatctctatgcatcgtttatgtttcatacaaataaACAAAGTGCATAGGTTTCTGATAGAGACCACTTTCAGCATTGGTTAATGTCCAAGTTCACAACAAAGACTCGGTTTGTTGAACATAGAATGTTATAAAAAAACTTGCAAATTGGTGCTTCCAAAATATAGGTGTTTGTCAAGTAACAGAAATCTATTAATGTCTAACGTCAAGTTGATTTACTGCACTATGGATTGACGACATCCTTTCCTGGAGCTTTGATTGAATTTTGACATCTGATAtaccattcaacaactcttcctatacctttgtacaggagccaaccgttgttaaaccgtgatgaacccacacttttactgtagcgtatacgcaaaCGCGaacgagactacgcgttacgcgagagcgcgtaaaattcgtcatgcctggaacctttgtgcgtatgccaacttacaagttgaattcactatttttcaggtagcggctaaacattgccgttttattctgtagttttattgctgatatcaaaagagaaatcatcgaagtttttgtaaggctgagtggcaatgattaccTGACATTCCTCataaataatcgtgaattatacgatatttagcttcttttcgttgttgaaaggattcaatcatgtttcaccgttgttcatcaccgtttaacaactcgcgtccggcgcgtctgcgtggtttacttcgctcgggcagctaaagctgccctcgcgaagtaaaccacgcagacgacgcggccgcatcattgttaaacggtgatgaacaacggtgaaacatgattgaatccctaattctttTCACGAATTTCGTCATGGGCCATACACAAATGTTAAATTTCCTTCACAaactttcttatttattttaattttattcatttggcaacaaacatcaaaaatagaaaataacataAAGGAGGCCTCCTGAGCTGCCAGGGAGCACTGAAAAGCAAAGGAAAGCACTGTCGCCAAAAGGCGCAGTGCCCCCAACTCAGCAAACCACAAAAAAAGTTTACACAAAAGTTATATACAATTTAACACAAGAGACAAGAAAAAATGGCTACTGTGATGGAAAAAAATGAAGTTAAGCTATGAGATGTTGTTTAGAATAAAGAATACGATCAAAATATATAAAGATACCAATTCAAATATAACATTCTCATGGTACAAATAGTAAAGATACCCATTACTCTAATTGATTTTGGATGTAAATATTATAACATGGGACAAACAGTAGGCAAAATAATTGCAGACTACATATCTGATACATAACGTGGGACAAACATTGGGCAAAATAATTGCAGACTATACATATCTGATACATAACGTGGGACAAACATTGGGCAAAATAATTGCAGACTATATATCTGATACATAACGTGGGACAAACATTGGGCAAAATAATTGCAGACTATACATATCTGATACATAACGTGGGACAAACATTGGGCAAAATAATTGCAGACTATATATCTGTTATATAACGTGGGACAAACATTGGGCAAAATAATTGCAGATCATATTTCTGGTATATAACGTGAGACAAAAAAATAGGCAAAATAATTGCAGACTATATATCTGTTATATAACGTGGGACaaaaattaggcaaaataatTGCAGACCATATATCTGTTATATAACGTGGGACAAACATTGGGCAAAATAATTGCAGATCATATTTCTGGTATATAACGTGAGACAaaaaattaggcaaaataatTGCAGACTATATATCTGTTATATAACGTGGGACAaaaaattaggcaaaataatTGCAGACTATATATCTGTTATATAACGTGGGACAaaaaattaggcaaaataatTGCAGACTATATATCTGTTATATAACGTGGGACAaaaaattaggcaaaataatTGCAGACCATATATCTGTTATATAACGTGGGACAAGAAATTAGGCAAAATAATTGCAGACTATATATCTGTTATATAACGTGGGACAAAAATTAGGCAGAATAATTGCAGACTATATATCTGTTATATAACGTGGGACAAGAAATTAGGCAAAATAATTGCAGACTATATATCTGTTATATAACGTGGGACaaaaattaggcaaaataatTGCAGACTATATATATCTGTTATATAACGTGGGACaaaaattaggcaaaataatTGCAGACTATATATCTGTTATATAACGTGGGACaaaaattaggcaaaataatTGCAGACTATATATCTGTTATATAACGTGGGACaaaaattaggcaaaataatTGCAGACTATATATCCGTTATATAACGTGGGACAAAAATTAGGTAAAATAATTGCAGACTATATATCTGTTATATAACGTGGGACAAAAAATAATTgcagactataatatctgttacCTAGACGTAGGGCTGTGATTCTATTATATTCTATCGTCATATTTCTGTGTGTTTCATgttatataaaaattaaaatcaatAATTACACAATTATCacggttaattttttttttttattgtctgTGCATGGCTCAAGAAGTATTTTGATTTACAGTAAAAAGTCAAATCAATGTTAACATAATAATTGTTATAGAATGTGATTTGTAACAATTTTTTGCGATGCTACGGAGTTGAAACATAAAATGCGCTTTCCTGTTTTCATTAGGTTTTTTATTCTTATTATACAAGCACTTAGGAAGTAAAATTTTGCCTGTCATTGTGTGTTTTAAGTAAATAAAAAGAGGTAGTTTGTCAATTTCCTGAAGAACATGGGATGTGttcataattttattttcagcaattttacTGGTATGGTGCAGGAATGCTAAAATAATGTTGTTGTCTTTTGTACGCTGTAAACGCGCTGTATACTCCAGCGACATGTGTGCTACCGCCACAAGACATGGTGATTGAGGATCGATTGCATGAAGACTTGCTGTAAATTTTCCTTTTCGATCCTTGGCAAGTAACAAAAGATTGCAAATCCGCTTAGCAAGCCTTACTGAAACTTAAACTGAAACTTATTTTACACTTTACCATTACAGATGTTACCACCACGCTTGTTGTGTATCCTAATCAGTGGCCCGGCGTAGTTGTTACCTTTAGTTACGCCATTTATGGCCTTTTTGAGAGTAGATTAACGAGCAGATGTAGCAATTTTATATTGGAGTGACCCCCGTTGGAAAGCTGTGGAAATCCAGCAATACACAGTGGTCTTTGAAATACGTGTCGGTTACATTCATGTTCATAGAACATTATATTGTTGCCCTTTGCTATCCGTCTTTCTATGAGGAATGAATATATGAGTTTATTTGACCTTGTTGAATTGTTGGATTTTGTTTAACCTCTCGTTACTTCTATATTCAATTCACCCATCGTATCAATTCAATCAAGACGTTtctatttatacatgtatatcgatTATAATGGAAAACAAATATGATAAAAAAGAAAGGCACCAAGttacaattattataatcatgcaTGGTAATTGTAATTCTACCTGCATAAATCTAAGCCTTGAGGTTGAactttattttgtttaactttTCCATGTAACTTAATGATATTATATTCACCCTATGGTAAAAAGATTGTGACAGCTACGATGATGGTGTGAATAGCCAACAAGTCAACCACCCAGTATGTCAGATTTCATGTTCAAACAGACCAGTTTCGGTTGAAGTTGTTATTAAACATTGTTACGTTTTCTATGAGTACCTACCTGTTTATTGGAATAAGCAAGCTGCTCATCAATATCAGACTGCGTATGAAGTATGACAAAATCTTCAATGTGCTTCAATATTGCCATATATTCAGCAAAATCATCATGCCAACTTAGGTTCACATGTTGACTAAATGAGGACTTAGTATTGTCCAAGATCATCCTTGTGGTATTACGGATGTTATACCATTGCTCGGTAAAATCTTGAAGATACATGTAGTATTCTAATGACGCTTCTGAGCTAAAGCGGAAACAGGATTCCAAATGATCATTTGCAAGAGCGTCATTAGTAATGAAATGTAAGTAGTCATGGTGTGATATATTAGCATTCAATAAGTACTCGATCCCATATGCCATTGTGTGGCCGTAGTCTTCTTTAGCGCGCAATATATACTTGTACGCCAAAAGATCTTTCCAAATATCTCCGCGATGTGTGTCTTCTTGTAATTTACCTATAAACCACTCTATAAATACTGTATCTACGTGTTCATAAAACTGTATTGCATTCGTTACTGCCATACTCCTATCAACAATAAGGACTCTGACTTTGTTCAAATACACAGAAAAGTCATCGCGGTTATGATACCCATCAGAAATTGGCACCCCATCCTCTGGCCATGCTATGACTTCGTCCATTTTATCGTCAGTTAATAGAAACTGTGCATGAATATCACTTTCAGTGTCGTGATGATTCGCGATCGATAAATAAAACGTCACCTCTTCCAATTCTAATTGTAATGAATGTATAAAATTGCCAACTTTCTTCGATTCTTCCATCGACGCTCGGAGTTGTTTCAACTCCAGGTCTTCATATACGGTTTCCGTTAGTTTTATACTGACGAAAGCAATAAGTGCGACGGCTGGAACCAGAGTCAATGTGACCATTTTAATAAGTTGCTTCAGTTGTCCTTTTCTTGTTCTCATAGTGTTATAAAGTAATCCATGCCGTGCATATGCCATTGATGAATTTACGGAAACCATTGATGAAGCCATAGATACCATGGACCTGCCATTGCCCTGTGACGCACCAAAATCCGAATTTCTTATTCCCAAATTCATATTGACAGTATTACTCTAATGATATTATTAATTACAATTCCTTTATTACAATACTAATTGGTAATTGTAATAGTTGTTATCATACTGGTTGTTATTTTTATCAACTGCAGGCAGTCTACACGTCGTATGCAGTTGAACTCAATTTCAAATTAGTTCAAGATAGCCGCGCTTGTCAGCTATATGGCGGCTATCGCCGAGTAACTGCAGTGCTGTTCATCTCCCGATAATGACTGTTAGGTAACATCGCAACTCACAATCCCTCAGAATAGTTGACAAATGACCTGAATTCAATCAGAAAAAGCTAATTTCAATTTAAAagtttatttcaaaatttaacgTGTGCTACGTGACGTTTTGACAATTTTTCAAAGGTCTTAACAATCAATgtatatgttacatgtagttcTCGTCGAATAGCAAAATATTATTGTGTGACCCAGAGAAAAGGTCAAACGACCGGGCGTAAATTTTAATGAGGAAATAAGGTAAGCAATTGTAACAATTTCTTAAACACGTTGATGGTGTGCTGCAATCTGCAATAAATCGGTGATGAATTTTTCCTAAATCTATGCAGTCTTTGTTCCTAAAGACACATACGTTCAAAAACTGACAATCGATTTATCAGAAGCTGTCAGCGTCTTTAAACTTAAACACCGTAAATAATATCCCTGTAAAATTTCTCCAGAATCGAACATATTCTCCTTAGATATAAACTACCAATAGTGACAATATTTAACGCACTTATCAGTCACATCGCACGTTTGAGTattgatgaaaactaaattaatcAATCGATAACTTCAGATGTGTTATGAGTAAAACGATTCCATCCTACTTGTCTTTATGTCATAGAAACCACTTACAAATACATAAGACGACACTGCGCGTATTACTGGATAATCTAATTCAAGGACACAATCAAATCACATACTATTATGATATTATAGGTaacttcaatttaatttttttatcataaTACAGGATATTGACATTATTCACAAATTCATCCATGCTTTCTGCAATATTAAGCACTTAACTCTGAAAAAGTTTATACtgctcaattttgtttttattttttgttgtaaaTAGCTGGATTCAatacacaaaatacaaaattggAATTCATTCTCTTTCCTGTTTCCGAAGTTTTATTTTACCAAGATTCTTAACTTAGTTCTTCAGTGTTCTTAGTTTGTAGAATAtgttatatcatgattacagtgactttagccgtgttatagtttttactatcacatggcatgaaaagaaaccatgtgatatcatgatataaaacaaatattacatgccaatattcgtgtaatagtaaaaatatatcatttggtcaaattttgactgatctatttcactcggctacgcctcgtaaaatagaaaagtcaaaatttgacctcatgatatattttgtactatcaccctcataggcatgtaatatttgtataatatgcaACAGATTTATCGACTTCCATCAGAATGAGCAAAACCACTGGGAACCACGTGGGTAAAGGACGGACGAGGatacaaaacacatcaagaaTCAAcagatgatacaagaggataccttgaatatgaagaactggaaagaaaaagagcaaggtacaccaacttgacgtggtgaaaacaagtaaaatacagactagacggtacgcAGAGGAGACAAAAACCgcaaaatgtaggcattagaagtaggtaaaactgatagccaaaaattactcGTTCCagggcccacagaagtgctaaatCTGTAGAAACAACATTAATCagtgggaatacaaaagtgcactagaacaagtgaagAATATCACTGTGCATATACACATATACGATAAATCAAACAACAAATGTAgccacaaaaacaggcaaagttcgatggccaaaaattgccaattacaGAGCCCACATAAGTGTCagaaaaacagtacaaaagtacactgggagtgatgaaaatcactgtgcacgtaGCAGACAAATAAAATATAGCCGACGTTTCAAGCAAATAAACTGCTCTTCTAAATAAAAGcaaacaatgaaaaacaaaattcaagtcataaactgaaggcaagttcaaattgaactcaACAGACAACAGACAGCAAAATAAACTCTATGAAAGAAAGTTCACTACTGCTGTTTTTGTCCCTCCTCTGCGTACCGTCtggtctgtattttacttgtttccccacgtcaagttgacataccttgctctttttctttctacTGGGAACCACTTGAACAAAACTTACCGGCCACTCTATTAAATGTGATTAAACCCTATCAAtatcgtgccatatggcacgaaatggcttaatatgcatgtaaaaaattatttacacaaataaggtcttatctttggaacaattttgataatttatcacttctctatcaacaaaacgCCTTTTatcctaatataactaccattaacacatcataaaatggtttaaaatgtcggaaacctgcatattttaaccattttaggccaaattatgccctaaaaatagcccaaaaatgtccataaacttttaaaacatagtccaaagtaactcggatttctttttgttatatgtagaaacacggcagtgtatttcaaattgcataaaaatgccacattgatgtactcatacacttcaaaaatgtaaatcaaaataatgttttcttcatatttggctatgagctcattaattattcatgagctaatttgcataaaatgtacataattaaatattaatctTGCTTTTCtcaaagcttaaagtccaagcttgtcaatggtatgccacttattggtttttacccaagtaataacactgcaacgcagtagttaatatgatacctccacaccactcaaatataccacttttgtggtggtaatagaatagggtttaACTTTTTAGTAGCCTTTTAAGTTGGATAAAACCTCGACTAAAAgttgtggttttatttttgttaactttgtctaccatccctgtggttttggattttttctaatgcagacgtaacagtgcatatacaccattctggtttacatactgcattagtttttatcttgtctttgtctttgttccccacaccaagttggtatacctggctcgaatctttctgtttttataaatTCTAGgcatcctcttgtatcatcctttgatccttggtgtgttttgtaccttgtccgttggaggcaccattacctactttgtggttttatatttaaaaggtgccccataatTAAATGTTGGTTGTCAAAAAGAAGTCAATGATTTTTGAACTTCCAAAATTGCTCACCCACCCACTTGTGAAGAACTTCCTTCACCTACATATCTACCGCCAGGGTTAAAaggtaattattacacagccccttagtTTATTTGTAGCCTCCAATCATTTTGAATTAGGTTTTTAAGACACGCAAATGGCTTACATTGAACCTCAATTTACTTAATGAATGTTAAGTTTTTCTAATGACTTCTACCAAATTCTACACAATACTTTGAAAATCTTACCCGCGAAATCCATTAAATATTGAGTGATTTGTGAGActtcaaaattgtttaattgAATATTCTTTTAATGGTCCTTCAACACAAAAGCATCAAACAACTCACTCAATAAACCAAACACTCTGGGCGTGTGcatgaagttgatggtggatatactaaacaGGTTTTTGTAGCTTCAttatgaataataacatataataAACAGTAAAATAGTGATATGGGTCCTCATACTTTGTTGCAAATCTCGGAACTCTTTTGACGTATCCATTTCGTTGTGTGGACATGTACATCAACAAGCTACTTAATCGTGAGGCAGGGGAATGAGTCCTCCCCTTATTTTATTTTAGCACCTCCTTCGATTGCGATATCTTATTACGTCATTGCTACTGGCACATCGCATTACTGGGTTATGCCCTGAATTGATTCATATCTGATATTGGTTCGACACTGGAACGTCATAATATATTCTTAAATGGTCACCGTATACTTATCAAACTTTAAACCAATTGGTGATTTACAATTAGCGTTTGCGCAAAACGACTCGCAACCTTGTAACTATAGACTACATACAACGAACAGCTTCACTCTGATTAGTCAATTTACTTTCCAGAATGGGCGAATTATTTGTCAGCTATGATTCGAAGCTCTCTTACTCAAAGACTTGTCGTATTACGATGTAtttatttcactcatttttgCGCATGTGGAAAGACGAAGGCAATGCATTTTGTTTGTCATTTATTCAAATTCATTTACGCATGCGTTGACTATTGATAAGCCTTTAACCTTGGAGAACAAAATCTTAGGGTCCCTTTCTTGGTAAGATTGGTAACCTAACACGCGACCAATTACACGATTGTTTAAGTAATATCAGATGTTTATTAGAGCGCTTCTTCTTGATATCGATTTCTGTATCCCATTTGTCATTTTCTTGTTTGTAACAATTTCAGGCTAGATGACCCAATTGTAGGTGAAATTAAGATTTCAGGTTTTACTATTGCTACAAATAATGTCATCAATGACAGAGAAGAGTCCAGACTGGCAACGTTATCTGCCCTCGGATTCACAGGCAAGCTATAATTGTACTGGCTACAGGATTGTCTCTTGATTCGCTCCTTGATGGTCATCCTAAATTGGAAGGAATTCAGCATCGCAGGCATTCCACAGGAATCCATCATTGGTCCTCTCCTTTTCATCATCTTCATAGATCACATTCGGACGGATGAAATCATCTACTCGGACGATGCCATGCTTATGACTTTCATTAAGTAAAAAGAAAACAGATACCATTGTCTACTCAATGAAGGcaatattgcaacatttgctAAGGAGGACGCCATGAATGTTTTTAAGATTCTGATTTACCCAATTATATTGTACTCTAATCAGCATTTAGGGGCTGTATTTGTGACAATATCTGagattttgtttaatttatacagtcaaaatattagttgaacttacacgtgatgttcataacacatacaGCAGACCGACCTCAGTCTCGAAAGAAtaaatctttatttccataattaaaaaataacaaaatatattgaaATAAGACATCAAAAAATAAAGTAATACAAAAACATTTGTGTTGTCAACTTTTTTGGGTGGATTCGCAAGCAACCCAGGTCTGCAAGGGATGTTGACGCAATGTGGACATGCCACTGCTTTACAGCCAAATATGTCGGATCAAAGGATTCAGTTTCATATTTACATGCCTGCAAATTTTATGGTATCATAGCAGCCGGCCAGCTTGAATTTCTGGCATTTTTCCTCGGGGTGGTTATTAAAGAATACCAATGCCCATTTCAGATTTTCATTGCGTATCAGCCAATAACAAGTCTTGAAAATATCTTGATAATGTCAATGCGCGTGCGTTCTGCCGCGTAGAGGCAATCGGTATGACAGTATGGCATGGTACAAGTATAAAACACTATCTTAGCGTTGCAAATTGAGGAGGAGAGTAATGAGATAAACCTTTATTTACCTAAAAAACACAATTcgtaattgtaatttaaatatccAACGCATGTACCAGCAAAGAAGAAAATAAGACAGCTGAACCAATGCTGgaaaaacacaacaaaatacttaaaagataattggcctattgcagttgaaatccatacaccccctatcggcctatggaagacatgactttaatcttctacacaggggtgTAGTGTTAATTtaaaatcacccattcaggtaaccctatttgaaattaacactcctgtgtggtagattaaggtcgtgtcttccataaggtgtgtatattatatttcaactggaa
Above is a window of Amphiura filiformis chromosome 7, Afil_fr2py, whole genome shotgun sequence DNA encoding:
- the LOC140156459 gene encoding uncharacterized protein, which translates into the protein MRTRKGQLKQLIKMVTLTLVPAVALIAFVSIKLTETVYEDLELKQLRASMEESKKVGNFIHSLQLELEEVTFYLSIANHHDTESDIHAQFLLTDDKMDEVIAWPEDGVPISDGYHNRDDFSVYLNKVRVLIVDRSMAVTNAIQFYEHVDTVFIEWFIGKLQEDTHRGDIWKDLLAYKYILRAKEDYGHTMAYGIEYLLNANISHHDYLHFITNDALANDHLESCFRFSSEASLEYYMYLQDFTEQWYNIRNTTRMILDNTKSSFSQHVNLSWHDDFAEYMAILKHIEDFVILHTQSDIDEQLAYSNKQIIVDIILLVVVIGILPIITYLSYKTTKEIQTYALGLSNMTESLKVEKKRSDSLLYRMLPKTVAQRLRQNEKVRPESFDLVTIFFSDVVGFTSMSSRSTPMQVVTFLNSLYQLFDGRIELYDAYKVETIGDAYMIVSGLPTRNGKRHVSEVASLSLDLQEQVKHFTIPHLPAESLRIRIGLHTGPCVAGVVGSKMPRYCLFGDTVNTASRMESTGLPGKIHISPECKEALDKVGNFICEPRGNVEVKGKGDISTYWLTGRKDHDRRLDTATMRCISPVIASVLDPSVVMSITAPDIRSA